One Silene latifolia isolate original U9 population chromosome 4, ASM4854445v1, whole genome shotgun sequence DNA segment encodes these proteins:
- the LOC141653519 gene encoding zinc finger protein ZAT9-like has protein sequence MERHRCKLCSRSFMNGRALGGHMRSHLATLPLPLKKQKTPGNSNFQLGGGTESDSSSTRSEDENNNNNNNNKLSSYELRDNPRKSVKALDPEFMDAGSIVVQDRESETESTQNPTRRRSKRASQRTSRQLEFEVPKKCKWVGSESAAESTPVSSVSDPSQDEEVALCLMMLSRDAWERVEKEKSVEDTNESATELKTGLITRRPATRVAAKFKCLGCKKVFRTGRALAGHKASNKQCCHENSTSDDHVNVVGVKIFECPFCYKVFGSGQALGGHKRSHLLGPSSTNNNNNNNNNANVVASNNADRVGETTTTTTTTNTSFILDLNLPAPFEDDDEDDHIS, from the coding sequence ATGGAGAGACACAGATGCAAACTTTGTTCTAGGAGCTTTATGAATGGTAGAGCATTGGGTGGTCATATGAGGTCTCATTTAGCTACTTTACCTCTTCCTCTTAAGAAGCAAAAAACTCCTGGAAATTCAAATTTCCAACTCGGTGGTGGGACCGAGTCCGACTCGTCCTCAACTCGTTCAGAAGacgagaataataataataataataataataaactgaGTTCGTACGAGTTGAGGGATAACCCAAGGAAGAGTGTTAAGGCATTAGATCCCGAGTTTATGGATGCAGGGTCAATCGTTGTGCAAGACAGGGAAAGCGAGACCGAGTCAACTCAGAACCCAACTCGGAGACGATCTAAGAGGGCGAGTCAGAGGACGAGCCGGCAACTCGAGTTTGAAGTGCCGAAGAAATGTAAATGGGTTGGGTCGGAGTCAGCCGCTGAATCGACCCCGGTCAGTTCCGTGTCTGACCCGAGTCAGGATGAAGAGGTTGCACTTTGTCTTATGATGCTGTCTAGGGATGCTTGGGAAAGAGTTGAGAAGGAGAAGTCTGTTGAGGATACTAATGAGTCGGCGACCGAGTTGAAGACGGGTTTAATAACACGTCGTCCTGCAACTCGTGTGGCCGCAAAATTCAAGTGTTTGGGATGTAAAAAAGTGTTCAGGACAGGCAGGGCACTAGCTGGGCATAAGGCGTCTAATAAACAATGTTGCCATGAAAATTCGACAAGTGATGATCATGTTAATGTGGTGGGAGTAAAAATATTTGAATGCCCGTTTTGTTATAAGGTTTTTGGGTCGGGTCAAGCTTTGGGAGGTCATAAAAGATCACACCTTTTAGGGCCGTCAtcgactaacaacaacaacaacaacaataataatgctAATGTTGTTGCATCTAACAATGCTGATAGAGTTGGTGAAACTACCACTACTACGACTACTACTAATACTAGCTTTATTTTGGATCTCAACTTGCCTGCACCgtttgaagatgatgatgaggacgatcATATATCATAG